Proteins encoded together in one Terriglobus saanensis SP1PR4 window:
- a CDS encoding amidohydrolase family protein, with product MRVIDSHQHFWRYSPEEYDWIDGSMEKLRTDFLPVELQPEMASARVDACVAVQARQTVEETEWLLDLAATSPFIAGVVGWAPIAAPEFPAILAQIGANPVLKGLRHIVQAELQARFLLQSAFRQGIREITRAGLVYDILILPHQLPQAIEFVDEHPQQSFVLDHAAKPPLRSGDLAVWERDFRALARRENVCCKLSGLVTEADWNTWTEESLRPVFDIMVESFTPQRMMAGSDWPVCTVATNYDAWWSLLRRGVAKLSDAEQTAVLGGTAERIYKL from the coding sequence ATGCGGGTGATCGACAGCCATCAACACTTCTGGCGATATTCGCCGGAAGAGTACGACTGGATCGATGGCAGCATGGAGAAGCTGCGGACGGATTTCCTCCCTGTGGAACTGCAGCCGGAGATGGCATCCGCGCGAGTGGACGCCTGCGTCGCGGTGCAGGCCCGACAGACCGTGGAAGAGACGGAGTGGCTGCTCGACCTCGCCGCAACCTCACCATTCATAGCAGGCGTTGTGGGATGGGCACCGATCGCTGCTCCGGAGTTCCCGGCGATACTCGCCCAGATCGGGGCTAACCCCGTGCTCAAAGGTCTGCGCCATATAGTGCAGGCGGAGCTGCAGGCCCGCTTTCTCCTGCAATCAGCCTTTCGACAGGGGATACGCGAGATCACCCGCGCCGGTCTGGTCTACGACATCCTCATCCTTCCGCACCAGCTCCCGCAGGCCATCGAATTCGTGGACGAACACCCACAACAGAGCTTCGTCCTGGATCACGCCGCTAAACCGCCGCTGCGCTCCGGCGATCTCGCCGTTTGGGAACGGGACTTCCGCGCACTCGCTCGGCGGGAAAACGTCTGTTGCAAACTCTCAGGTCTGGTCACCGAAGCCGATTGGAACACCTGGACGGAAGAGAGCCTCCGGCCCGTCTTCGACATCATGGTGGAGTCTTTTACCCCACAGCGCATGATGGCGGGATCGGATTGGCCGGTCTGCACGGTTGCCACAAACTACGATGCATGGTGGTCTCTGCTTCGAAGAGGTGTGGCGAAACTCTCTGACGCGGAACAGACAGCGGTGCTTGGCGGTACGGCGGAACGTATTTACAAGCTTTGA
- a CDS encoding TonB-dependent receptor has product MSNGYRTKPILYEVVVLNRHRITMFLCALLSAWLPGCLWPETLEPPVANALSGNVVDPSTARVAGALVLLTGDATKEATTDASGHFSFSLSPGKYHLVIGASGFQTVELDELVSDKPLPVLTVPLPIATESEVVSVNAADGASTSADTNATALVFKKEQLDMLSDNDATLQQQLLALAGGDGEHPPQVYIDGFTGGRFPPKSSIREIRINQNPYSAQYDDLGFGRVEVFTKPGSDKWHGSFQTQGNDRSFNSRNPFAGVQPEYHTLYLDGNVSGPLNKKTSLFLGGTYNDLQNNTVINAFTLDSNLAQTSFSQAVPDPQTSKTFSARLDRQLTTNNTFLARYEYNQVLATNGGVGQLVLASEGYNNSTTTQTLQLGNTQVIGAHLISETRFQYIRTRLQQNAIDSTASIVVQGAFSGGGSPTQNQSDNQDRYEFQQYVSWTHGKHFLRGGARYRLLRDANVSSANYNGQFTFPDLDTYQKTLQGIANGLTPAQIRANGGGASQFSLTAGQPTATILTGNVGIYAEDEWQLRKDFTVDLGFRFESQSAIPDHVDPAPRIGFAWAVHQGDKHPAWMTIRGGYGIFYDRFQPTNLLTANRQNGISQTSYFVQSPDFYPTIPAPSSLTGVPPTIYRLASNLRVPYALIAGISAERNFGKIGTVSAMYLNIHGVHENLSRNVNAPLPGTYDPAVPTSGVRPLGGSQNIYQFSTDGVSRGNLLIVRAQLNPAKWVNVWAFYLNQHANSDFGIGSTFVSNSYNVGADYSRAPWNITNRFFGGGSFKLPYGFSIETFLIARGGRNFNITTGADNNGDTIYNDRPAFATDLTRSSVVHTSLGNFDTDPLPSQTIVPRNYGNGPSYISLQLSISKGFKFGPRPPAPPPDPAAKKGTPPPGKPDPPFEFGFSAEAQNIFNRVNAGVPIGIVTSSLFGKSNSLEGGFFDNSAANRTINLRTYFRF; this is encoded by the coding sequence GTGTCCAATGGATATCGCACGAAGCCGATTTTGTATGAGGTGGTTGTCCTGAACCGTCACAGAATCACCATGTTTCTCTGTGCTCTGCTCTCCGCGTGGCTTCCCGGGTGCCTATGGCCGGAGACGCTCGAACCTCCCGTGGCCAACGCGCTTTCGGGAAACGTCGTGGATCCTTCCACGGCGCGGGTCGCTGGCGCTCTGGTCCTGCTCACGGGCGACGCGACGAAAGAAGCGACGACCGATGCGTCCGGTCACTTTAGCTTTAGTCTTTCGCCGGGTAAATACCATCTGGTCATCGGCGCGTCGGGGTTTCAGACCGTCGAGCTGGATGAATTGGTCAGTGATAAGCCTCTCCCTGTGCTTACCGTGCCGCTGCCGATCGCAACCGAGAGCGAAGTCGTCTCCGTTAATGCCGCTGATGGGGCCAGCACTAGCGCCGATACCAACGCCACCGCGCTCGTCTTCAAAAAGGAACAGCTCGACATGCTCTCCGACAACGACGCCACCCTCCAGCAGCAGCTCCTGGCGCTGGCAGGCGGCGACGGCGAACATCCGCCGCAGGTCTATATCGACGGTTTTACCGGTGGCAGATTTCCGCCCAAAAGCTCCATTCGTGAAATCCGCATCAACCAAAACCCTTACTCGGCACAGTACGACGATCTCGGCTTTGGACGCGTGGAAGTCTTTACCAAACCCGGAAGCGACAAGTGGCACGGCTCCTTCCAGACGCAGGGCAACGACCGTTCTTTCAACTCGCGCAACCCCTTCGCCGGTGTTCAGCCCGAATACCACACGCTCTATCTGGACGGAAACGTCAGCGGCCCACTCAACAAGAAGACTTCGCTCTTTCTCGGCGGCACGTATAACGATCTGCAGAACAACACCGTCATCAACGCCTTTACGCTCGACAGCAATCTCGCGCAAACATCGTTCTCGCAGGCCGTCCCGGATCCTCAGACCAGCAAAACCTTTTCCGCGCGTCTTGATCGCCAGCTCACGACGAATAACACCTTCCTCGCGCGCTACGAGTACAACCAAGTGCTCGCGACCAACGGCGGCGTCGGTCAGCTCGTCCTCGCCAGCGAGGGTTACAACAACTCCACCACCACCCAAACCCTCCAACTCGGCAATACGCAGGTCATCGGCGCGCATCTGATCAGCGAAACGCGCTTCCAATATATCCGTACACGCCTGCAGCAAAACGCCATCGACAGCACGGCCTCCATCGTCGTGCAGGGCGCTTTCTCCGGCGGCGGATCTCCTACGCAAAACCAGAGCGACAACCAGGACCGTTACGAGTTCCAGCAATACGTCTCCTGGACGCACGGGAAACATTTCCTGCGGGGAGGAGCGCGCTACCGCCTGCTGCGTGACGCGAACGTCTCTTCGGCAAACTACAACGGCCAGTTCACTTTCCCCGACCTTGACACGTACCAGAAGACACTGCAGGGAATCGCCAACGGTCTAACCCCGGCGCAGATCAGGGCCAACGGCGGCGGCGCCAGCCAGTTCAGTCTTACCGCAGGACAGCCCACCGCTACCATCCTTACGGGTAACGTCGGCATCTACGCCGAAGACGAGTGGCAGCTCCGCAAGGACTTCACCGTAGACCTCGGTTTCCGCTTCGAGTCCCAATCCGCCATACCGGATCACGTTGATCCCGCTCCGCGCATCGGCTTTGCCTGGGCTGTCCATCAGGGCGACAAGCACCCCGCGTGGATGACGATCCGGGGAGGCTACGGAATCTTTTACGACCGCTTCCAACCCACCAACCTGCTCACCGCCAATCGTCAGAATGGCATAAGCCAGACCTCGTACTTCGTGCAGTCGCCGGACTTCTACCCCACCATCCCCGCGCCCTCTTCGCTTACAGGCGTGCCCCCCACCATCTATCGTTTGGCGTCGAATCTACGCGTACCGTACGCCTTGATCGCAGGCATCTCGGCGGAACGCAACTTCGGCAAAATCGGTACTGTCTCTGCCATGTACCTCAATATCCACGGCGTCCACGAAAATCTTTCCAGGAACGTCAACGCACCCCTTCCGGGCACCTACGACCCCGCCGTCCCCACCAGCGGGGTGCGTCCCCTGGGAGGTTCGCAGAACATCTATCAATTTTCCACGGATGGTGTCAGCCGCGGCAATCTGTTGATCGTGCGCGCCCAGCTCAATCCCGCCAAATGGGTCAATGTCTGGGCGTTCTATCTTAACCAGCACGCCAACTCGGACTTCGGTATTGGTTCCACCTTTGTCTCCAACTCCTACAACGTAGGCGCGGATTACTCCCGCGCTCCATGGAACATCACCAATCGTTTCTTCGGCGGCGGATCCTTCAAGCTACCCTACGGTTTTTCCATTGAAACTTTCCTCATTGCGCGCGGAGGTCGTAACTTCAATATCACCACTGGCGCCGACAATAACGGCGATACCATTTACAACGACCGCCCCGCCTTTGCCACGGACCTCACCCGTTCCTCTGTCGTTCACACCTCTCTCGGCAACTTCGACACCGATCCACTTCCATCACAGACCATCGTCCCCAGAAACTACGGCAACGGTCCCAGCTATATTTCGCTGCAACTCTCCATCTCCAAGGGCTTCAAGTTCGGCCCTCGGCCTCCTGCCCCTCCACCCGATCCAGCCGCAAAAAAGGGAACCCCACCGCCCGGCAAACCCGATCCACCCTTCGAGTTCGGCTTCTCTGCGGAGGCGCAGAACATCTTCAACCGTGTCAACGCCGGCGTACCTATCGGCATCGTGACCTCTAGCCTTTTCGGGAAATCCAACTCGCTTGAAGGCGGGTTCTTCGACAACTCCGCCGCCAATCGTACGATCAACCTCCGCACCTACTTCCGCTTCTAG
- the fliD gene encoding flagellar filament capping protein FliD, with protein sequence MSTVGINFGSATSGTGFDVASTVASIMAIQRTPETAWAAQTTALKAQDTALTALGTDLSNLSTALSALTAFDGAMSAKSGASSDTTVATLLSADFTARAGTHILKVGQLAQTSAQNSDPVAATDTLSGTFTFQVGNGKATTITLDSTNNTLAGLAAAINASGAGVTADVVTGTSGSRISLISQTSGVAGNITVSGALTDSTTSSAVNFNVSQAGQDAAFTIDGIDMTSSSNTVSTAIPGVTMQLLSVTPTSDTAGTQIQIVNDTSTVSSALNSFVTAYNQLITDMATQEGKDSTGAAEPLYGSSVLSQIQSQISLALGTASSGSGSMQYLTQLGITTNTDGTLSLDSSQLSSELSSDFNDVTTFFQNVGSFGQSMLTTINGLGTAGANSTIKLALSENSDQETTLADNTSALELRLTSYQASLTTELNTANQILQGIPGQLDEVNQIFDAITGNHNSNN encoded by the coding sequence ATGTCTACAGTCGGAATCAACTTTGGATCGGCTACGAGCGGGACGGGATTTGATGTAGCCAGCACGGTTGCCAGCATTATGGCTATTCAGCGAACCCCCGAGACAGCGTGGGCGGCGCAAACTACTGCGTTGAAGGCGCAGGACACGGCGCTGACCGCCTTGGGAACCGACCTTTCCAATCTGTCGACCGCCCTGTCGGCCCTGACAGCCTTCGACGGCGCCATGTCTGCGAAGAGCGGCGCCAGCTCGGACACCACGGTTGCCACGTTGCTCTCAGCTGACTTCACGGCGCGCGCTGGCACCCATATCCTCAAAGTCGGTCAACTGGCTCAGACTTCGGCTCAGAACTCTGACCCCGTGGCCGCCACAGATACTCTGAGCGGGACCTTTACCTTCCAGGTGGGTAACGGCAAGGCGACGACAATCACGCTGGACAGTACCAACAACACTCTGGCGGGACTGGCAGCAGCGATCAATGCGTCCGGCGCAGGCGTAACGGCGGACGTGGTCACAGGAACCTCTGGCTCTCGTATCTCGCTGATCAGCCAGACCAGCGGTGTAGCGGGCAACATTACTGTTTCGGGAGCGTTGACGGACTCCACCACTTCGAGCGCGGTGAACTTCAATGTGAGCCAGGCGGGGCAGGACGCGGCCTTCACGATCGACGGCATCGACATGACCAGCAGTAGCAACACGGTATCGACCGCCATTCCTGGAGTCACCATGCAGTTACTCTCTGTCACGCCAACCTCTGACACCGCTGGGACGCAGATCCAGATCGTCAACGACACCTCGACGGTCTCCAGCGCGCTGAACAGTTTTGTCACCGCTTACAACCAACTCATCACCGATATGGCGACGCAGGAAGGCAAGGACTCCACCGGTGCCGCTGAACCGCTCTACGGTTCGTCGGTGCTTTCGCAGATCCAGTCCCAGATCTCCCTCGCCTTGGGAACGGCATCCTCAGGAAGCGGAAGTATGCAATACCTTACCCAACTTGGAATCACGACGAACACAGACGGAACGCTCTCGCTCGACAGCAGTCAGCTCTCTTCGGAGCTGAGTTCGGACTTCAATGACGTGACCACCTTCTTTCAAAATGTGGGCAGCTTTGGGCAGAGTATGCTTACGACGATCAATGGTCTGGGTACAGCTGGCGCCAACAGCACGATCAAGCTGGCTCTCTCGGAAAATTCGGACCAGGAAACCACCCTTGCCGACAACACGAGCGCACTCGAACTCCGGCTCACCTCCTACCAGGCTTCCCTCACTACGGAACTCAACACGGCGAACCAGATTCTTCAGGGCATTCCGGGGCAACTGGATGAAGTGAACCAGATCTTCGACGCGATCACTGGGAACCACAACAGCAACAATTAG
- a CDS encoding SDR family NAD(P)-dependent oxidoreductase → MKHTDLTGKHAVVTGAASGIGEAIARCFVEAGANVTLLDVNEVRVQEAASKLGEAAAGVACDITQEDAVRKTFEGFPGVDILVNSAGIAHVGTLLTTAPADFDRLFNVNVRGTYLCMQVAVPKMVEGGGGTILNMASIAATSGLPDRFAYSMTKGAVLSMTLSVARDYIDKKVRCNCISPARVHTPFVDGFVAKNYPGREAEMFEKLGKSQPIGRMGTPDEIALLVLYLCSEASSFVTGCDYPIDGGFFNLR, encoded by the coding sequence ATGAAGCATACAGATCTGACAGGAAAACACGCCGTAGTGACTGGCGCGGCCAGCGGTATTGGGGAAGCGATCGCACGCTGTTTTGTAGAAGCGGGTGCGAACGTCACCCTGCTCGATGTGAATGAAGTGCGCGTGCAGGAAGCGGCATCCAAGCTGGGCGAAGCCGCTGCCGGAGTAGCCTGCGATATTACCCAGGAAGACGCGGTCCGCAAAACGTTTGAAGGCTTCCCCGGTGTCGACATTCTCGTCAACAGCGCAGGCATTGCGCACGTCGGCACGCTTCTCACCACCGCGCCAGCAGACTTCGACCGTCTTTTTAACGTCAACGTACGTGGGACTTATCTCTGCATGCAGGTTGCCGTTCCCAAAATGGTGGAAGGCGGAGGCGGCACAATTCTGAACATGGCCTCGATCGCCGCCACCTCGGGTCTTCCGGACAGGTTCGCCTACTCCATGACCAAGGGGGCTGTGCTCTCTATGACCCTCTCCGTAGCGCGTGACTACATCGACAAGAAGGTGCGCTGCAACTGCATCTCTCCCGCGCGTGTGCATACGCCGTTCGTCGATGGCTTCGTCGCGAAGAACTACCCCGGCCGGGAGGCCGAAATGTTTGAGAAGCTGGGGAAATCGCAGCCCATCGGACGTATGGGAACGCCGGACGAGATCGCCCTGCTCGTGCTCTATCTCTGCAGCGAAGCCTCCAGCTTCGTCACCGGGTGCGATTATCCGATCGATGGCGGCTTCTTCAACCTTCGCTAG
- the fliS gene encoding flagellar export chaperone FliS: MNYQEQALAGATGVDLILALYDGAVRFLYRAIRAVEEEDVVERRFAVKRALDILMYLQARLRPDIGGAPAISLADFYAAMFKMTLEASFHASKEEFLGVIACIRNVREAWVVVAQDPAANRALPRELRTAEEKRSPASLVQRKTAVAAPSGRSAWSA; encoded by the coding sequence ATGAACTATCAGGAGCAGGCCCTCGCGGGTGCAACCGGTGTCGACCTCATTCTGGCGCTGTACGACGGTGCGGTACGTTTTCTCTACCGCGCGATCCGTGCCGTGGAAGAAGAAGATGTAGTGGAACGCCGCTTTGCCGTCAAGCGCGCGCTCGACATCCTGATGTACCTGCAGGCGCGCCTCCGGCCAGACATTGGCGGAGCTCCCGCGATCTCCCTCGCGGATTTTTATGCTGCGATGTTCAAGATGACGCTCGAAGCCTCCTTCCATGCTTCGAAAGAAGAGTTTCTTGGTGTGATCGCCTGCATACGCAACGTGCGGGAGGCCTGGGTCGTCGTAGCGCAGGATCCTGCCGCAAATCGCGCGTTACCCCGCGAGCTTCGGACGGCGGAAGAGAAGCGATCTCCCGCGAGTCTCGTACAAAGAAAGACCGCTGTCGCCGCACCCTCCGGACGCTCTGCCTGGAGTGCATGA
- a CDS encoding acyltransferase family protein — protein sequence MVETKAAPTQRILSVDVLRGLTVAFMILVNDPGDGHVAYAPLDHAPWNGWTPTDMVFPTFLFLVGCSIVFSITSRLKRGDSKSRIALQVIRRTIYLLAINYAIRLIPQFHYGRMRLFGVLPRIAICYLIAALLFLWLQRARWIAVAVVTLLVGYWALMRFVPIPGAGMPVHDFPLMDQFNNLPSYIDRGFNDFTQRFLHTGSLYEKTRDPEGILSTLPAVGTALLGVLNGKLLRSNTPPVKVSAILLGGGVLSIALGYLWNPWFPFNKNLWTSSYVLLAAGIAALLLGISFFLFDVKKWQHTSKMIRILAWPCIVFGSNAIVAYVTPSIYGKILGYIHIPDGDRTVTPLRWLYLHVFAHWGSTANTSLAYSLFYVVLCFIPAWLLWRKGMFLRV from the coding sequence ATGGTCGAAACCAAGGCAGCCCCTACCCAGAGGATTCTCTCCGTCGATGTTCTACGTGGCCTTACGGTCGCGTTCATGATCCTGGTGAACGATCCAGGGGATGGCCATGTGGCCTATGCTCCCCTGGATCATGCTCCCTGGAACGGCTGGACACCAACGGACATGGTCTTTCCCACGTTTCTCTTTCTCGTGGGATGCTCCATCGTCTTTTCCATCACCTCGCGCCTGAAGCGCGGCGATAGCAAGAGCCGAATTGCCCTTCAGGTCATCCGACGCACCATCTATCTTCTGGCTATCAACTACGCCATTCGCCTCATCCCTCAGTTTCATTACGGAAGAATGCGGCTTTTCGGGGTTCTCCCCCGCATTGCGATCTGTTATCTGATCGCGGCGCTTCTTTTTCTCTGGCTGCAGCGCGCGCGATGGATCGCCGTCGCTGTCGTCACACTCTTGGTGGGCTACTGGGCGCTGATGCGCTTCGTTCCTATTCCCGGCGCTGGAATGCCGGTGCATGATTTCCCCCTGATGGACCAGTTCAATAACCTGCCATCGTACATCGACCGTGGATTCAACGACTTCACGCAGCGTTTCCTGCATACCGGATCGTTGTACGAGAAGACCCGCGATCCCGAAGGTATCCTGAGCACGCTTCCCGCCGTGGGAACAGCCCTCCTCGGCGTACTCAATGGAAAGCTGCTGCGTTCGAATACGCCTCCGGTAAAAGTCAGCGCCATCCTGTTGGGCGGCGGAGTTTTGAGTATTGCCTTGGGCTATCTCTGGAATCCCTGGTTTCCCTTCAACAAGAATCTTTGGACGAGCTCGTATGTGCTGCTCGCCGCCGGAATCGCCGCTCTGCTCCTCGGTATCTCGTTCTTCCTCTTCGATGTGAAGAAGTGGCAGCACACCTCAAAGATGATCCGCATTCTCGCCTGGCCCTGCATCGTCTTTGGGTCGAACGCGATCGTGGCCTATGTCACACCAAGCATCTATGGAAAGATTCTTGGGTACATTCACATCCCTGATGGCGACCGAACCGTCACCCCACTCCGTTGGCTCTATCTGCACGTCTTCGCGCATTGGGGATCGACGGCGAACACCTCGCTGGCCTACTCGCTCTTCTACGTGGTGCTCTGCTTTATTCCGGCCTGGCTGTTGTGGCGCAAGGGAATGTTTCTCCGCGTTTGA
- a CDS encoding TIM barrel protein produces MNRRDLLLGGAALTASAALPSSLFAAGLKKSPIRLGIASYTFRQFKPDQVIGFMKQLNCTYLNLKDVHLPMTPLSDVPALAKHYRDAGLELTDAGAIYFKVDTDEDVRPKFEYLKAAGIKSFVGSPTHEILPRVEKFVKEYDIRMAMHNHGPEDHEWPSPYDIEKVIRPMDHRIGWCIDVGHTMRTKTDPVAAIKMAGDRLYDVHMKDLADPTSKESQVAVGEGKMPVKEIFQALIGIKYKYFVDLEYEIHGDDPMPGVLKSFASMRKTLAEMGYSA; encoded by the coding sequence ATGAACCGCCGTGACCTTCTACTCGGAGGCGCGGCCCTGACCGCCTCCGCCGCCCTCCCCAGCTCGCTCTTCGCCGCCGGTTTGAAGAAGTCGCCCATCCGTCTTGGCATCGCCAGCTACACCTTCCGTCAGTTCAAGCCGGACCAGGTCATCGGATTCATGAAACAGCTCAACTGTACATACCTGAACCTGAAGGACGTGCACCTCCCCATGACGCCCCTCAGCGATGTTCCCGCACTGGCCAAGCACTATCGTGACGCGGGCCTGGAGCTGACCGACGCTGGCGCAATCTACTTCAAGGTCGACACAGATGAAGACGTTCGCCCCAAGTTCGAATATCTGAAAGCCGCAGGTATCAAGAGCTTTGTTGGTTCTCCCACGCACGAGATCCTGCCCCGCGTCGAAAAGTTCGTCAAGGAATATGACATACGCATGGCCATGCATAACCACGGCCCCGAAGATCACGAGTGGCCCTCGCCCTATGACATTGAGAAGGTGATCCGCCCCATGGACCATCGCATCGGCTGGTGCATCGACGTCGGCCACACCATGCGTACTAAGACAGACCCCGTCGCGGCCATCAAGATGGCGGGAGACCGTCTCTACGACGTACACATGAAGGACCTCGCCGACCCAACTTCAAAGGAGAGCCAGGTAGCGGTCGGTGAAGGGAAGATGCCGGTCAAAGAGATCTTCCAGGCGCTGATTGGGATCAAGTACAAGTACTTTGTCGATCTGGAGTACGAGATCCACGGCGACGATCCCATGCCCGGTGTCCTGAAGAGCTTTGCCTCCATGCGCAAGACGCTGGCGGAGATGGGCTACTCCGCATAA
- a CDS encoding redoxin domain-containing protein, with translation MKEFEGKLKRICVLLLACFAFCIMASAEEHPILPLGASAPEFALPGVDDKVHKLSDYAASHVLVVVFTCNHCPIAQMYEQRIQQLFNDYKTKGVSVVAIQPNDPKAIRIDELDSSDVSDTLPEMKIRVQYKHLTYPYLYDGDTQQVARAYGPQATPHVFIFDRQRKLRYEGRMDNSYRTEMVKTNDARNAIDALLSGKEVVVKHTGTFGCSTKWAEKSAARAAALQKIEAQPVHVEPVSKAELAKLRTNPTHQMMLVDFWATWCGSCIVEFADLQDLLRMYGDREFSLVTVSANMPDEKASVLRLLEKKHATSRNLLFDSSDTAVLQTAFDPKWDSAVPYTVLLSGDGKVLYKKMGPVDLLELRRTILANLPSDYIGFNKYWKTD, from the coding sequence TTGAAAGAGTTCGAGGGAAAACTGAAAAGGATTTGCGTACTTCTTCTGGCCTGCTTTGCATTCTGCATTATGGCCTCCGCGGAAGAGCATCCCATTTTGCCGCTCGGAGCTTCGGCTCCTGAGTTTGCGCTTCCAGGAGTGGATGACAAGGTGCACAAGCTGAGCGATTATGCTGCCAGCCACGTGCTTGTTGTCGTCTTCACCTGCAATCACTGTCCGATTGCACAGATGTATGAGCAGCGCATTCAGCAGCTCTTCAATGACTACAAGACGAAGGGTGTCTCCGTCGTTGCCATTCAGCCGAACGATCCGAAGGCCATTCGTATCGATGAACTCGACTCCTCCGATGTGAGCGACACGCTACCGGAGATGAAGATTCGCGTGCAGTACAAGCACCTAACCTACCCCTACCTCTACGACGGCGACACGCAGCAGGTAGCGCGTGCTTATGGACCCCAGGCTACGCCGCATGTCTTCATCTTCGACAGGCAGCGCAAGCTACGCTACGAAGGCCGCATGGATAATAGCTACCGGACGGAGATGGTCAAGACGAACGATGCGCGCAACGCGATCGACGCTCTTCTCTCGGGCAAGGAGGTCGTCGTGAAACACACCGGCACCTTTGGCTGCTCCACCAAATGGGCGGAAAAGTCTGCGGCACGCGCGGCGGCCCTGCAAAAGATCGAAGCGCAGCCAGTTCATGTGGAGCCGGTGTCGAAGGCAGAGCTGGCAAAGCTACGCACCAATCCTACGCATCAGATGATGCTGGTTGATTTCTGGGCAACGTGGTGCGGCTCCTGCATTGTGGAGTTTGCCGATTTGCAGGACCTTCTGCGCATGTACGGGGATCGTGAATTTTCGCTTGTGACCGTCTCCGCGAATATGCCGGACGAAAAGGCCTCTGTCCTTCGTCTGCTGGAGAAGAAGCATGCGACGAGCCGCAATCTGCTCTTCGATTCCTCGGATACGGCAGTGCTACAGACTGCCTTCGATCCCAAGTGGGACTCGGCGGTTCCATATACGGTGCTTCTGTCTGGGGATGGAAAAGTGCTTTACAAAAAAATGGGCCCTGTCGACCTGCTGGAGCTGCGACGAACGATTCTGGCCAACCTGCCTTCGGACTATATCGGCTTCAATAAGTACTGGAAGACGGACTAA
- the mgrA gene encoding L-glyceraldehyde 3-phosphate reductase, producing MAYEPNAKRYEGVEYRRSGQSGLVLPPVSLGLWQNFGGSDVFETGRAVVGRAFDRGVTHFDLANNYGPPYGSAEENFGEIVRKDFQAYRDELIISSKAGWDMWPGPYGIGASKKYLVASLDQSLKRMGLEYVDIFYAHRPWPEVPLEETMGALAQIVRQGKALYVGISSYSPERTRKAHEILKSEGIRLLIHQPSYSMLNRHIEDGLLDTLEDLGVGCIAFSPLAQGLLTDKYLKGVPDDARAGQDASFKKNFLSDQNLENVRALHGIAERRGQSLAQMAIAWVLRDPRVTSALIGARNVAQLDDSLDALKCSAFSADELIEIDRYAVEGGIDLWRSVSTL from the coding sequence ATGGCGTACGAACCAAATGCGAAGCGGTATGAGGGTGTGGAATACCGGAGATCGGGACAGAGTGGCCTGGTGCTTCCGCCGGTCTCTCTGGGGCTGTGGCAGAACTTCGGCGGGTCAGATGTCTTCGAGACAGGTCGCGCCGTGGTGGGTCGTGCCTTCGACCGTGGCGTGACCCACTTTGACCTCGCGAATAACTACGGCCCTCCCTACGGATCGGCAGAGGAGAACTTCGGCGAGATCGTCCGGAAGGATTTTCAGGCCTACCGCGACGAACTCATCATCTCCTCCAAGGCCGGCTGGGATATGTGGCCCGGGCCGTACGGCATCGGGGCATCGAAGAAGTATCTGGTCGCTTCTCTGGATCAGAGCCTCAAACGCATGGGGCTGGAGTATGTGGATATCTTTTATGCGCATCGACCCTGGCCTGAAGTTCCCCTGGAAGAAACCATGGGCGCGCTGGCGCAGATCGTGCGGCAGGGCAAGGCCCTCTACGTCGGAATCTCCTCCTACAGCCCGGAACGCACGCGCAAAGCACACGAGATCCTGAAATCGGAGGGGATAAGACTTCTCATCCATCAGCCGTCCTACTCCATGCTGAATCGCCATATCGAGGACGGCCTGCTGGATACTCTGGAAGATCTCGGCGTCGGCTGCATCGCCTTTTCGCCGCTGGCGCAGGGTCTTTTGACCGACAAATATCTCAAGGGCGTCCCGGACGACGCACGCGCCGGACAGGACGCCAGCTTCAAAAAGAACTTTCTGAGCGACCAAAATCTGGAAAACGTTCGTGCATTGCACGGAATCGCCGAACGCCGTGGCCAGAGCCTCGCCCAGATGGCGATTGCCTGGGTCCTGCGCGATCCCCGCGTGACCTCCGCGCTCATCGGTGCCCGCAATGTGGCCCAGCTGGACGATTCTCTGGATGCGCTAAAGTGTTCCGCGTTCTCTGCCGATGAACTGATTGAGATCGATCGCTATGCCGTGGAGGGAGGCATCGACTTGTGGCGTTCGGTATCGACGCTATAG